A genomic window from Anthocerotibacter panamensis C109 includes:
- a CDS encoding DUF748 domain-containing protein: MTKTSSSWTPGQTLRIALGVVLVLIALTLLSLTYTLVTLEPNQWRVPLEQALQESTGRKFELGRLRLSTFEGVGVRTDRVLMRDENNQVEGQARDILIEMDLLPLLWQRFQVRAITLDRLTLRVERDRQGHWSIGDLLTRPVQSEGLTINPTTTTLQLTRANVRIKDHSTTPARDYQLRNLDLRLEGVQGDQEPRPISLQGSLIQDVQNQETVVALEGKVHLPNAQERPEGDLQILVAGLQSQAWEFYWRPWLQSLGVQGLLGLSAGRLDLDLRWKGQNNGDYQLTGRVGAKGVQWPWPQVWGSKPWITPTLIAQVNISQEGGHWRVNPTTVTLGEMAVTAQGSLDATNLDLQVTSNDFDPYKVRDRLPLSLVPKPLKHWLVTSTGQGKLRFSAQTQGTLQNLTSTGTVTLLGLGLKTTTMDGNIDHLTGQLVFDQPGHMRFDKVELGLGKTSCLVTGELVDSQWQLLLKAQGLDLERLTGISSAFFPKFVGQWRGKGDLEGTLSGPLANPTFVGALKLNQAQFRDSALPRPITQVTGSLKFTPGLLTLMDIKGLVDGSPLTLTGTVTNLGLANTQPNLTLQGESLDLSTVRALVSSSLVSPALRKASTFLTQLSGVARGSLTVQGPRLEGQLQLSGATVGLAPLAIPLTGVSGIALFTDGNIAFQNLKGNAAGSDFQFDGSVLDVVEVATVQGVLRGQLAFPSVFKLLPLGVASGLQAEGSAPFTLTFTPQGTSTLVQGEGNFATVSQLRLSSLDFGGTTPRRGTLTALAGPNTLEIQGANLDLLGSALEVSGTIRRWQTSAASFQLELSSDPQPLTSLAITLPWVSELTAFAQGQGRINLSLEGTPQRSAWSGGVRLKDVQIPLLGGLTVSGTLGRQDATLRAWDLSMLWRGEPIRIVTGTYTPGPTPQVSFKAQASTLDLTRLLVDYAQAEPLRSWRGAGELTVGSTSLSGLPLNNFKTTLTLLQTGVRLDPLQANTSRGTLQGSLTADLTAAAPRYTGRWSLSGVSLGQISSALLGWGDEELGTGSLQFSFEGQGANARQFLNSLQGEGTLASTGTFKWLALLARATGDNAFAAGAQVTGPFLFSEGMLRLSEGKVTTTPGSSDPWQGTATGQLNLGSGQAEIEGRLSHLLQTFQVRLKGLLTDGSPGVVQEVKR; the protein is encoded by the coding sequence ATGACAAAGACCTCTTCCTCCTGGACTCCTGGGCAGACTCTGCGGATTGCGCTGGGGGTCGTTTTGGTGCTGATTGCCCTGACGCTGTTGAGCCTGACTTATACTCTGGTCACCCTGGAGCCCAATCAGTGGCGTGTTCCTCTAGAACAGGCCCTGCAGGAGAGCACAGGCCGTAAATTTGAATTGGGTCGCTTGCGCCTGAGCACCTTTGAGGGGGTCGGAGTCCGCACCGACCGGGTGTTGATGCGCGACGAGAACAATCAAGTCGAAGGTCAGGCGCGGGATATCCTTATTGAGATGGACCTGTTGCCCCTGCTGTGGCAGCGCTTCCAGGTCCGCGCCATTACCCTTGACCGCCTCACGCTCCGGGTCGAGCGCGACCGTCAGGGCCATTGGAGTATCGGTGACCTCTTGACCCGCCCCGTCCAGAGCGAAGGGCTCACCATCAATCCCACCACCACCACCCTCCAGTTGACGCGCGCCAACGTCCGCATCAAGGACCACAGCACCACCCCAGCCCGCGACTATCAACTGCGCAACCTGGACTTGCGTCTGGAGGGCGTCCAGGGCGACCAGGAACCGCGCCCCATCTCCCTGCAAGGCAGCCTGATTCAGGATGTCCAGAACCAGGAGACGGTCGTTGCACTTGAGGGGAAAGTCCACCTCCCCAACGCCCAAGAGCGCCCAGAAGGAGACCTACAAATCCTGGTGGCGGGCCTACAGTCCCAAGCCTGGGAATTTTACTGGCGGCCTTGGCTGCAATCTTTGGGGGTCCAGGGCCTGCTCGGACTGAGCGCGGGTAGGCTCGACCTCGACCTGCGCTGGAAGGGCCAGAACAATGGAGACTACCAGCTCACCGGGCGGGTGGGGGCCAAGGGTGTGCAATGGCCTTGGCCTCAGGTGTGGGGGAGCAAGCCCTGGATCACCCCCACGCTGATTGCTCAGGTGAATATCAGCCAGGAAGGGGGCCACTGGCGGGTCAATCCCACCACCGTAACCCTGGGCGAAATGGCCGTCACCGCCCAAGGAAGCCTGGACGCTACCAACCTGGACCTCCAGGTCACCAGCAACGACTTCGATCCCTACAAAGTCCGCGACCGCCTGCCCCTATCCCTCGTGCCCAAGCCCTTGAAACATTGGCTTGTGACCAGCACCGGCCAGGGTAAACTGCGTTTTTCTGCCCAGACTCAGGGGACGCTCCAGAACCTAACGAGCACCGGCACGGTCACCTTGCTGGGTCTGGGCCTCAAGACCACCACCATGGATGGGAATATCGACCACCTCACCGGGCAACTGGTCTTTGACCAGCCCGGTCATATGCGCTTTGACAAGGTAGAGTTAGGCTTGGGCAAAACCTCCTGTCTAGTCACCGGGGAGTTGGTGGATAGCCAGTGGCAGTTACTTCTCAAGGCCCAAGGACTTGATCTAGAGCGCCTCACGGGTATCAGTAGCGCTTTTTTCCCGAAGTTTGTGGGCCAGTGGCGAGGGAAGGGCGACCTAGAGGGCACCCTCAGCGGCCCTTTGGCTAACCCAACGTTTGTTGGGGCCTTGAAGTTGAATCAGGCCCAGTTCCGGGATAGTGCTTTGCCCCGGCCGATTACTCAGGTGACCGGTAGCCTGAAGTTTACTCCCGGTCTGTTGACCCTCATGGATATCAAGGGCCTCGTGGACGGTAGCCCCCTGACCCTCACCGGCACGGTCACCAATCTGGGCTTGGCTAACACCCAACCCAACCTCACCCTACAAGGCGAGAGCTTGGACCTGTCTACCGTGCGGGCTTTGGTGTCTTCCTCGTTGGTGAGTCCTGCGCTGCGTAAGGCCAGTACGTTTCTCACCCAACTGAGCGGGGTGGCTCGGGGGAGCTTGACAGTCCAAGGTCCGCGCCTGGAGGGGCAGTTACAGTTGAGCGGGGCGACGGTGGGCCTTGCGCCGCTAGCCATTCCCCTTACTGGGGTCTCGGGTATAGCCCTTTTTACCGACGGGAATATAGCCTTCCAGAACCTCAAGGGTAACGCTGCTGGTTCCGATTTCCAGTTTGATGGGAGCGTTTTGGATGTGGTAGAGGTAGCCACCGTGCAGGGGGTTTTGCGCGGTCAGTTAGCATTCCCTTCGGTCTTTAAGCTCCTGCCGCTTGGGGTAGCTAGCGGACTCCAAGCCGAAGGGAGCGCTCCTTTTACACTGACCTTCACGCCTCAGGGGACCAGTACCCTGGTGCAGGGGGAGGGAAATTTTGCCACGGTTAGTCAGTTGCGCCTCAGTAGCCTGGATTTTGGGGGGACGACCCCCCGACGGGGCACGTTGACGGCCCTGGCTGGCCCGAACACGCTGGAGATCCAGGGAGCCAACCTCGACCTTTTGGGGAGTGCCCTGGAGGTTTCGGGCACCATCCGACGCTGGCAGACCAGCGCGGCTAGTTTTCAGCTAGAACTCAGCAGTGACCCCCAGCCCTTGACTTCCCTGGCCATTACCTTGCCTTGGGTGAGCGAACTGACCGCTTTTGCCCAGGGGCAGGGGCGCATTAACCTGAGTCTGGAAGGCACGCCTCAGCGCAGTGCCTGGAGTGGCGGGGTCCGGCTCAAAGATGTCCAGATCCCGCTGTTGGGCGGGTTGACAGTCAGTGGTACCCTCGGGCGGCAGGATGCCACCCTGCGTGCCTGGGACCTCTCTATGCTGTGGCGCGGGGAGCCCATCAGGATTGTGACAGGCACCTACACCCCCGGCCCTACGCCCCAGGTGTCCTTCAAGGCACAAGCGAGTACCCTAGATCTGACGCGGCTACTCGTGGATTATGCTCAGGCAGAGCCGTTGCGCAGTTGGCGTGGGGCCGGTGAACTCACGGTTGGGAGTACCAGCCTCAGCGGTCTGCCTTTGAATAATTTCAAAACGACGCTCACGCTCCTCCAGACAGGGGTGCGCCTCGATCCTCTCCAGGCCAATACCAGCCGGGGCACACTCCAGGGCAGCCTCACCGCTGATTTGACGGCTGCGGCACCCCGCTATACCGGGCGCTGGTCTTTATCGGGTGTGAGCCTGGGTCAGATTTCGAGTGCGCTCTTGGGCTGGGGCGATGAGGAGTTGGGTACAGGCTCGCTCCAATTCAGCTTTGAGGGGCAAGGAGCCAACGCCCGTCAGTTCCTCAACAGCCTTCAAGGGGAGGGGACCCTGGCAAGCACAGGGACGTTTAAATGGCTGGCGCTGTTGGCTAGGGCAACCGGAGATAATGCTTTTGCGGCTGGAGCCCAGGTGACGGGTCCCTTTTTGTTTAGCGAAGGGATGCTTCGCCTGAGCGAGGGCAAAGTCACGACCACCCCTGGTTCATCAGACCCCTGGCAGGGGACCGCCACCGGACAACTCAACCTCGGCTCCGGGCAAGCGGAGATCGAAGGTAGGCTCAGTCATCTGCTCCAGACCTTTCAGGTCCGGCTAAAAGGTCTTTTGACCGATGGAAGTCCTGGGGTGGTGCAGGAGGTCAAGCGTTAG
- the acsF gene encoding magnesium-protoporphyrin IX monomethyl ester (oxidative) cyclase, whose protein sequence is MVDTVDTTTRFKAPVKETLLTPRFYTTDFEELAHLDLSLVAEDYEALMREFRTDYNRHHFERTREYPGGAEALTGSMREQFISFLERSCVSEFSGFILYKEIARRIKSRNPALAEGFLFMSRDEARHAGFLNKTMADFKLSLNLPALKKNKQYTFFKPKFIFYATYLSEKIGYFRYITIFRHLEQHPKNRIHPLFTFFENWCQDENRHGDFFSLIMRAQPKLVQGWVSELWIRFFLTAVFVTMYLNDSKAEAFYQSLGLDARVYAMEVFRRTNREAGKVWPVILDIESPAFLRRLERCVTSNQCLAQVTHPLAQLPHRLTIAFNYLKIFLAPPVRTDVRTAR, encoded by the coding sequence ATGGTTGATACGGTTGATACGACAACACGCTTTAAGGCTCCAGTCAAGGAAACCCTGCTCACGCCTCGGTTCTACACCACCGATTTCGAGGAGCTAGCCCATCTGGACCTCTCCCTCGTGGCTGAAGACTACGAGGCCCTGATGCGCGAGTTCAGGACCGACTACAACCGTCACCACTTCGAGCGCACGCGCGAATACCCCGGCGGGGCTGAAGCGCTGACCGGGTCGATGCGTGAGCAGTTTATCAGCTTCCTGGAGCGCTCCTGCGTCTCGGAATTCTCAGGCTTTATCCTCTATAAAGAGATTGCCCGCCGCATCAAAAGCCGCAATCCTGCTTTAGCCGAGGGGTTTTTGTTCATGTCGCGGGATGAGGCGCGTCATGCAGGGTTCCTCAACAAGACCATGGCTGATTTCAAGCTCTCCTTGAACCTGCCCGCCCTCAAGAAAAACAAGCAGTACACCTTCTTCAAGCCCAAGTTCATCTTCTACGCGACCTACCTCTCCGAGAAGATTGGCTACTTCCGCTACATCACGATCTTCCGTCATCTGGAGCAGCATCCTAAGAACCGCATCCATCCGCTCTTTACTTTTTTTGAGAACTGGTGCCAGGACGAGAACCGCCACGGCGATTTCTTCTCGCTCATCATGCGTGCCCAACCCAAGCTCGTTCAGGGTTGGGTCAGTGAACTGTGGATCCGCTTTTTCTTGACGGCGGTGTTTGTCACGATGTACCTCAACGACAGTAAAGCCGAAGCCTTCTACCAATCCCTGGGTTTGGACGCTAGGGTCTACGCGATGGAGGTCTTCCGGCGCACCAACCGCGAGGCGGGCAAAGTCTGGCCGGTCATCCTCGATATTGAGAGCCCTGCTTTCCTCCGTAGGCTGGAGCGCTGCGTCACGAGCAACCAGTGCTTGGCGCAGGTAACCCATCCCTTGGCTCAACTACCCCACCGGCTCACCATAGCCTTCAACTACCTGAAGATTTTCCTGGCCCCGCCCGTCAGGACGGATGTACGGACGGCCCGCTAA
- the lepA gene encoding translation elongation factor 4, whose amino-acid sequence MTDVPVAKIRNFCIIAHIDHGKSTLADRLLQVTGTVSNREMVAQYLDNMELERERGITIKLQAARMEYRAKDGELYILNLIDTPGHVDFTYEVSRSLAACEGALLVVDASQGVEAQTLANVYLALEHDLEIIPVLNKIDLPGAEPERIAKEIEEMIGLDCTNVIHASAKEGIGVNEILESIVQQVPAPKDTVQEPLQALIFDSYFDAYRGVIVYFRVMAGQMRRGDKIRFMNSGREFDIDELGVLKPYQVQVDALHAGEVGYLAAQIRAVQDARVGDTITQVGHPAAQALPGYRQAQPMVFCGLYPTDSDQFEDLREALSKLSLNDAALSYEPETSSALGFGFRCGFLGLLHMEIVQERLEREYNLTLITTAPSVVYQVTLNDGSVISIQNPSELPPPDKRLKIEEPYVKVEIITPQEYVGTLMELCQNRRGVFINMTYITPIRTTLVYEIPLAEVISDFFDQLKSRSRGYASLEYKFLGNREGRLVRLDILLNGEVVDSLCAIVHMDKAPSIGRQLTAKLKELIPRQQFQIPIQAAIGAKVVARESISALRKNVLAKCYGGDISRKRKLLDKQKEGKKRMKAVGSVEVPQEAFMSVLKLDS is encoded by the coding sequence ATGACCGACGTTCCTGTAGCCAAGATCCGCAACTTTTGCATCATTGCTCACATTGACCACGGCAAGTCTACTCTGGCCGACCGGCTCTTGCAGGTGACCGGGACGGTGAGCAATCGGGAGATGGTGGCGCAGTACCTGGACAATATGGAGCTAGAGCGCGAACGCGGTATCACCATCAAACTCCAAGCTGCCCGCATGGAATACCGGGCCAAAGACGGTGAACTCTATATCCTGAACCTGATTGATACCCCCGGACACGTAGACTTCACCTATGAAGTCTCTCGCTCCCTCGCCGCCTGTGAAGGGGCGCTCTTGGTGGTGGATGCCTCGCAGGGGGTTGAGGCGCAGACGCTCGCCAATGTCTATCTTGCTCTGGAACACGACTTGGAGATTATCCCGGTCCTCAACAAAATCGACCTCCCTGGCGCGGAGCCAGAACGGATTGCCAAAGAAATTGAAGAGATGATCGGTCTCGACTGCACCAACGTTATTCACGCCTCCGCGAAAGAAGGCATCGGCGTCAACGAGATCCTGGAGTCCATTGTTCAGCAGGTTCCCGCGCCCAAAGATACCGTCCAGGAACCGCTCCAGGCGTTGATCTTCGACAGCTACTTCGACGCTTACCGAGGCGTGATTGTCTACTTTCGGGTCATGGCGGGCCAGATGCGCCGGGGGGACAAGATCCGCTTCATGAACTCAGGACGGGAGTTTGACATCGATGAATTGGGCGTCCTCAAGCCCTATCAGGTCCAAGTGGATGCGCTGCACGCAGGCGAAGTGGGCTATCTCGCCGCGCAGATCCGCGCCGTTCAGGATGCCCGCGTCGGCGACACGATCACCCAAGTTGGGCATCCCGCCGCCCAAGCTCTCCCTGGCTACCGTCAGGCACAGCCGATGGTCTTCTGTGGACTCTATCCCACGGATTCCGATCAGTTTGAGGACCTGCGCGAAGCCTTATCCAAGCTCAGCCTCAATGACGCCGCCCTGAGCTATGAACCGGAGACCTCCTCTGCTTTGGGGTTTGGCTTCCGCTGCGGCTTTTTGGGGCTGTTGCACATGGAGATTGTGCAGGAGCGTCTGGAGCGCGAATATAACCTGACGCTGATCACCACGGCACCCTCGGTCGTCTATCAGGTGACCCTCAACGATGGTTCGGTCATCTCGATTCAAAATCCCTCGGAGCTGCCACCGCCCGATAAGCGCTTGAAGATCGAAGAACCCTACGTCAAGGTCGAGATCATCACGCCTCAGGAATATGTGGGCACCCTGATGGAGCTATGCCAAAACCGCCGGGGGGTCTTCATCAACATGACCTATATCACCCCGATCCGCACTACGCTGGTCTACGAAATTCCTTTGGCTGAGGTCATCTCCGACTTCTTTGACCAACTCAAATCGCGCTCTCGAGGCTATGCTTCCCTCGAATACAAATTCCTCGGCAACCGGGAAGGACGTCTTGTGCGCCTCGACATCCTCCTCAACGGGGAGGTAGTGGATTCCCTCTGTGCCATCGTCCACATGGACAAAGCTCCAAGTATTGGCAGGCAATTGACCGCGAAGCTCAAAGAACTCATCCCCCGTCAGCAGTTTCAGATCCCGATCCAAGCTGCTATTGGAGCCAAAGTCGTCGCCCGCGAAAGCATCTCAGCCCTACGCAAAAACGTCCTTGCCAAGTGCTACGGCGGAGACATCAGCCGCAAACGTAAGCTCCTTGACAAACAAAAAGAGGGTAAGAAGCGCATGAAGGCTGTAGGCTCGGTGGAAGTGCCCCAGGAAGCCTTTATGTCAGTGCTAAAGTTGGACAGTTAA
- a CDS encoding S53 family peptidase, with protein sequence MLKVCESNKKNSRKLAAKLVASVALLVGLGSLTVQAAPAGRTVFTDSFKPLTEDVNVLGAAQPNAKVSFQIALKMRDSASLDARIAAGEIIPTAEMAAKYFPTGADYQALLQWVRSQNLSILATYPNHLTVEVGGTVKQVAQALQVPLAQVQVQSENFIATQAAPSLPDYLTRFVLGVNGLQPYQRLHPLHTKIQPLSPTSPFVPPYSVNDLLTAYSARNLGVNGTGQRTAILIDTFPLNSDLTSFWTNNGIAQTLSRIERIQAVSGTLPPTSGEETLDVEWSSGIAPSSIVRIYASQSLAFSNIDTTFQRIISDLNAGVTIQQLSISLGACERLLSSTQLTTDNNFLATIASRGVSVFVSSGDSGSNGGCGTTPGVDFYASSPNVTAVGGTTLRLTSTGSISSETGWSGSGGGSSTFFARPSYQTTAIIPASETRRRVPDVALVADPNTGAYVFLNGRVSQIGGTSLSAPIWAGFSALINQARANAGRGTLGLLNPRVYPLIGTTNFRDITSGSNGGFNAVAGYDRVTGLGVPVVSNLLNSLRNTP encoded by the coding sequence ATGCTCAAGGTGTGTGAAAGTAACAAAAAAAACAGCAGAAAGCTGGCTGCAAAGTTGGTTGCTTCTGTGGCTTTACTCGTCGGATTAGGCTCGTTGACCGTACAAGCAGCCCCTGCTGGGCGGACAGTTTTTACGGACAGCTTTAAGCCCCTTACTGAAGATGTCAATGTCTTGGGAGCAGCCCAGCCTAATGCAAAAGTATCGTTCCAAATTGCCCTAAAAATGCGTGATTCAGCAAGCTTGGATGCGCGTATTGCCGCTGGGGAAATTATTCCCACCGCCGAGATGGCTGCGAAGTATTTCCCGACCGGGGCTGATTATCAAGCGTTACTCCAATGGGTACGCAGCCAAAACTTGAGCATTTTAGCGACCTATCCCAATCACCTGACCGTCGAGGTCGGAGGGACGGTTAAGCAGGTGGCTCAAGCGTTACAGGTGCCCTTGGCACAGGTACAAGTACAGAGCGAAAATTTCATTGCCACCCAAGCTGCCCCGAGTCTTCCTGACTATCTGACGCGGTTCGTGCTGGGAGTCAATGGTTTACAGCCCTATCAGCGGCTCCACCCGCTCCATACTAAAATCCAGCCCTTGAGCCCGACGAGTCCTTTTGTGCCCCCTTACTCGGTCAACGACCTTCTGACTGCCTACAGCGCTCGCAACCTAGGAGTGAATGGCACGGGGCAGCGCACGGCTATTTTGATCGACACCTTCCCGCTCAACAGCGACCTGACTAGTTTCTGGACCAACAATGGGATTGCCCAGACCCTCAGCCGAATTGAGCGCATCCAAGCAGTGAGTGGAACCCTCCCTCCCACCTCGGGCGAAGAAACTCTGGATGTGGAGTGGAGTAGTGGTATTGCGCCCAGTTCGATTGTCCGAATCTACGCCTCCCAGAGTCTGGCTTTCTCGAACATTGACACCACCTTCCAGCGCATCATCAGCGACCTCAACGCCGGGGTGACCATCCAACAGTTGTCGATCAGTCTGGGTGCCTGTGAGCGTCTGCTCTCCTCCACCCAACTCACCACCGACAACAACTTCCTCGCCACCATCGCCAGCCGTGGGGTCAGTGTTTTTGTCTCCTCTGGGGACAGTGGCTCGAATGGGGGCTGTGGTACTACGCCAGGGGTTGACTTTTATGCCTCCAGCCCCAATGTGACTGCGGTGGGCGGGACGACCCTGCGCTTGACCTCGACAGGGAGCATCAGCAGCGAGACGGGTTGGTCGGGCAGTGGCGGTGGCAGTAGCACTTTCTTTGCACGTCCGAGCTATCAGACGACCGCGATTATCCCCGCCTCGGAGACAAGGCGGCGGGTGCCGGATGTTGCGCTTGTCGCGGATCCCAATACGGGAGCCTATGTTTTCTTGAATGGCAGGGTCAGTCAGATTGGCGGGACGAGCCTTTCAGCTCCGATTTGGGCCGGTTTCTCGGCGCTGATCAACCAAGCACGGGCCAATGCCGGTCGGGGTACCTTGGGCTTGCTCAATCCCCGTGTCTATCCGCTGATTGGCACCACCAACTTCCGGGATATCACCAGCGGCAGCAACGGTGGCTTTAACGCGGTAGCAGGCTATGACCGGGTGACCGGGCTTGGGGTGCCCGTGGTGAGTAACTTGCTCAATTCGCTGCGCAACACTCCATAA
- a CDS encoding sulfite exporter TauE/SafE family protein, protein MLFAVFPALAVHGLPWPLVVLIGVGLGLGSGLFGIGGSSIATPVLRLLGLPALIALASPLPLTLPGAIGGALAYQQKGLICWPVVVWTGIWGVPGVLLGAWLTEFLPAQGLMLLTALFVLGVGVYGLTGLKGRQSLEDCPQIQMGVIPYGAMLTGLLSGLLANGGGLLLVPFYRLGVGLGLRSALATSLATVGLLALPGTLVHYYLGHVDWLLTGWLAAGVLPSTYLGSQLALRLPLNFLSRLYSLFLIVLACYFGVTQLQVIGTIASLFKP, encoded by the coding sequence ATGTTATTTGCGGTATTTCCAGCATTAGCAGTGCATGGGCTGCCTTGGCCGTTAGTTGTGCTGATTGGGGTGGGACTCGGTTTGGGTTCTGGGTTGTTTGGTATTGGCGGTAGTTCCATTGCCACGCCCGTACTGCGCTTGTTGGGTCTTCCCGCCTTGATTGCTTTAGCCAGTCCTCTGCCCCTGACGCTGCCTGGGGCCATCGGCGGGGCACTGGCGTATCAGCAGAAGGGTTTGATTTGCTGGCCGGTAGTAGTCTGGACGGGCATTTGGGGCGTACCGGGGGTTTTGCTGGGAGCTTGGCTGACCGAATTCTTGCCCGCTCAGGGGCTGATGTTGCTCACTGCATTGTTTGTCCTGGGTGTCGGAGTCTATGGTCTGACTGGGCTTAAGGGTCGTCAGAGCCTTGAAGACTGTCCGCAGATACAGATGGGCGTGATTCCCTACGGGGCGATGCTCACGGGTCTACTGAGTGGTCTACTTGCCAATGGTGGTGGACTGTTGCTGGTTCCTTTCTATCGCCTTGGCGTGGGGTTGGGACTGCGCTCGGCGCTCGCCACTTCACTGGCAACCGTTGGCCTACTGGCACTACCGGGGACGCTCGTGCATTATTATCTGGGACACGTTGACTGGCTCCTGACGGGCTGGTTAGCGGCGGGTGTCCTCCCCAGTACTTATTTGGGTAGTCAGTTGGCGCTCCGATTGCCCCTCAATTTCCTGAGTCGCCTGTACAGCTTGTTTTTGATCGTCCTCGCCTGCTACTTCGGCGTGACGCAGCTTCAGGTTATTGGAACTATAGCCAGCCTCTTTAAGCCGTAA
- the mnmH gene encoding tRNA 2-selenouridine(34) synthase MnmH, translated as MPRPIAYTDAPWSIPYSEVIDVRSPKEYAEDHMPGAVNLPVLDDTERAEVGTVYAQDSFTARRIGAALVSQNIACHLQKHLADKPRDYQPLVYCWRGGQRSGSMATILAEIGWAVTVLKGGYKTYRRHVQEQLQHLPRQFHYYILCGPTGSGKTLLLQQLQQQGAQVLDLEQLANHRGSLLGEAWGSSQPSQKYFDTLLWHHLQRFDPHRPVWVESESSKIGKVYLPKTLMEAMAQGLSIEIQVALEQRVQWILHEYPHFLAHAEQLKALLQPLIPLRGHAQVKRWCAAIDQKQWVAFVTDMLVSHYDPAYYHALERRYGGRLQRVILPDFASLSVQKTVEVLLSSCPSEEGARHRCPQ; from the coding sequence GTGCCCCGCCCCATTGCCTATACCGATGCACCCTGGTCCATTCCCTACAGCGAAGTCATCGACGTGCGTTCCCCCAAGGAGTACGCCGAGGACCACATGCCGGGGGCTGTCAACCTGCCGGTGCTTGACGACACCGAGCGGGCTGAAGTGGGTACGGTCTATGCTCAAGATTCCTTCACTGCCCGCCGTATCGGGGCGGCGTTGGTCAGTCAAAATATTGCCTGCCACCTGCAAAAACATTTGGCAGACAAACCCCGAGACTACCAACCCCTGGTCTATTGCTGGCGCGGTGGGCAACGCTCTGGGAGTATGGCGACGATCCTGGCTGAGATTGGTTGGGCGGTGACGGTGCTCAAAGGCGGCTATAAGACCTACCGCCGCCACGTCCAAGAACAACTCCAGCACCTTCCGAGACAATTTCACTACTATATTCTGTGTGGGCCGACAGGCTCCGGCAAGACCCTGCTCCTCCAGCAACTTCAGCAACAAGGGGCTCAAGTTCTCGATCTAGAGCAATTGGCTAATCATCGCGGCTCGCTGTTGGGTGAGGCTTGGGGCTCCTCTCAGCCCAGCCAAAAATATTTCGACACGCTCTTGTGGCACCACCTCCAAAGATTTGACCCCCACCGCCCGGTCTGGGTCGAGTCGGAGAGTTCCAAGATCGGTAAGGTCTATCTGCCCAAGACGCTTATGGAAGCGATGGCGCAGGGGCTCAGTATCGAGATCCAGGTTGCTTTGGAGCAACGGGTGCAGTGGATTCTCCATGAATATCCCCATTTCCTAGCCCACGCCGAGCAATTAAAGGCCCTCCTCCAACCCCTCATCCCCCTGCGCGGTCATGCCCAAGTCAAGCGCTGGTGTGCAGCGATCGACCAAAAGCAATGGGTAGCCTTCGTCACGGATATGCTAGTAAGCCACTACGACCCTGCCTACTACCACGCGCTGGAACGGCGCTATGGTGGCAGGCTACAGCGGGTTATACTCCCCGACTTTGCGTCGCTGTCGGTGCAGAAAACGGTAGAAGTACTCCTGAGCTCATGTCCTTCTGAAGAAGGAGCGCGCCATCGTTGTCCGCAATAA
- the cobU gene encoding bifunctional adenosylcobinamide kinase/adenosylcobinamide-phosphate guanylyltransferase, translated as MAIPTLVLVLGGARSGKSSFAERLASHYTGDHGVLYLATAEASDAEMILRINRHRALRPPSWHTVEAPLKVAAAVKTALQQAPTALILLDCLTLLASNWLLAAHLHEIQRAEEGLYQELNALLEQVETAHIGLVVVSNEVGMGLVPPYPLGRVYRDLLGHLNQYLARKADLVYTMVAGLPLEVKALARSGVPWFFTPAQDQEDLEAKP; from the coding sequence ATGGCTATCCCTACATTGGTACTCGTCCTAGGCGGAGCGCGCAGTGGCAAGAGTAGCTTTGCGGAGCGTTTAGCCTCCCACTACACCGGTGACCACGGGGTCTTGTACTTAGCTACTGCCGAAGCGAGTGACGCTGAGATGATCCTACGGATTAACCGTCACCGCGCCCTGCGACCACCCTCTTGGCACACAGTAGAAGCTCCCTTAAAAGTAGCTGCGGCTGTCAAAACAGCGCTACAACAGGCCCCTACTGCCCTTATATTGCTGGATTGCCTGACGCTACTGGCCTCAAATTGGCTGCTGGCTGCGCATCTCCATGAGATCCAAAGGGCCGAAGAAGGACTGTATCAGGAATTAAATGCCTTGCTCGAGCAAGTCGAGACCGCTCATATTGGTTTGGTGGTAGTCAGCAATGAGGTGGGTATGGGTCTGGTCCCGCCCTATCCCTTGGGCCGCGTCTACCGAGACCTTTTGGGGCATCTAAATCAATATCTGGCGCGCAAAGCTGATCTCGTCTATACCATGGTAGCCGGACTGCCCCTTGAGGTGAAGGCCCTGGCCCGAAGCGGGGTTCCCTGGTTTTTTACTCCTGCTCAAGACCAAGAGGATCTTGAGGCGAAACCCTAG